A region from the Riemerella anatipestifer genome encodes:
- a CDS encoding glycosyltransferase family 2 protein gives MKKKLSIIIVNYNVTDLLSACIQSIEKYAAKVDYEIIVIDNCSTDNSWKELKCIFPKVVFMELEENLGFSKANNIASKKAQGEYILLLNPDTELESDGLDSLLEFADGCDNLGCIGVRMHNLAGDFLPESKRSVPNIINSFEKLFLFTSRKNNRKTYYRNDINENEIACVEVITGAFLLMKRELYLDIGGLDERYFMYGEDIDLCYTLICKGFQNYYYGAYSILHYKGQSTVKDLKYLSRFYGAMFLFLEKYYKSKNKLKYLLLLQGLKLKYFIERLKLKKAKEI, from the coding sequence ATGAAAAAAAAGCTAAGCATCATCATCGTTAATTATAATGTAACCGATTTGTTATCGGCTTGTATTCAGTCCATAGAAAAGTATGCAGCCAAAGTAGATTACGAAATTATAGTTATAGATAACTGCTCCACAGATAACTCTTGGAAAGAACTTAAATGCATCTTTCCAAAGGTCGTTTTTATGGAATTAGAAGAGAATTTAGGTTTCTCCAAAGCAAATAACATTGCCTCCAAAAAAGCTCAAGGCGAATATATTTTATTACTAAATCCAGATACAGAGTTAGAAAGTGATGGGCTAGATAGTTTGTTAGAATTTGCTGATGGTTGTGATAATTTGGGTTGCATCGGTGTTAGAATGCATAATTTGGCGGGGGATTTTCTTCCAGAGAGCAAACGCTCTGTTCCTAATATCATCAATTCTTTTGAAAAATTATTTCTTTTCACCTCTCGGAAAAATAACCGTAAAACCTATTACAGAAACGATATCAACGAAAACGAAATTGCTTGTGTAGAAGTGATTACAGGAGCTTTTCTTTTAATGAAAAGAGAACTATATCTAGATATAGGAGGCTTAGACGAAAGATATTTTATGTACGGCGAAGATATAGATTTGTGCTATACTCTTATCTGTAAAGGCTTTCAAAACTACTATTATGGGGCTTATTCTATACTTCATTACAAAGGGCAAAGCACCGTGAAAGATTTAAAATATTTGTCAAGATTTTATGGAGCAATGTTTTTATTTTTAGAAAAATACTATAAGTCTAAAAATAAATTAAAATACTTATTGCTATTACAAGGTTTAAAACTAAAATATTTTATAGAACGCCTAAAACTAAAAAAAGCGAAAGAAATATAA
- the recR gene encoding recombination mediator RecR: MNFPSKVLEKAVEEISGLPGIGRKSALRLALHLLRQPSSQGLALGDAIQNLVTEIKYCKECHNFSDTDVCEICSDDSRYSELLCVVEDVRDVMAIENTGKFKGKYLVLGGKISPMEGIGPQQLNIETLESKLETGEIEEVIFALSATMEGDTTVYYLYKKFKHFDIKFSNIARGISVGDELEYADEVSLGRSILNRIPYKGH; the protein is encoded by the coding sequence ATGAATTTTCCAAGTAAGGTTTTAGAAAAAGCAGTAGAAGAAATATCAGGTCTCCCAGGGATAGGTAGAAAGTCGGCTCTCAGGCTAGCTCTTCATTTGCTTAGACAACCTAGTTCACAAGGGCTAGCTCTAGGCGATGCTATACAAAATCTAGTTACGGAGATAAAATACTGTAAAGAATGCCATAACTTTTCGGACACAGATGTTTGCGAAATCTGTTCAGATGATAGCAGATATTCCGAACTCCTGTGTGTTGTGGAAGATGTAAGAGATGTAATGGCGATAGAAAATACAGGAAAATTCAAAGGTAAATATTTGGTTCTAGGAGGTAAAATATCGCCTATGGAAGGTATTGGACCTCAACAATTAAATATAGAAACTTTAGAAAGCAAACTAGAAACAGGAGAGATAGAGGAGGTGATTTTTGCCCTATCTGCAACTATGGAAGGCGATACCACCGTGTATTATTTATATAAAAAGTTTAAGCATTTTGATATTAAATTCTCCAATATTGCGAGGGGTATTTCCGTGGGAGATGAGTTAGAGTACGCCGATGAAGTTTCTTTGGGGAGGTCTATTTTGAACCGAATACCTTATAAAGGTCATTAA